In one Thioclava sp. ES.031 genomic region, the following are encoded:
- a CDS encoding acetyl-CoA C-acyltransferase family protein produces the protein MTGIVILSGTRTPIGTFGGTLSGFAPIDLATHVSKEAISRAGVSADKIGQVVFGHIINTEPRDMYLSRVAAVNAGVPVGTPAMNVNRLCGSGVQAVISAAQMLMMGDADFALAGGAEVMSKSPYILPAARFGQKMGDAKMLDMMTGALSCPFGTGHMGVTAENVAAECSISREEQDAFAMESQERAAKAISEGHFKEEIAPVEITTRKGTTVFDTDEHPKQTSLEKLGSLKPVFQKDGSVTAGNASGINDGAAALVLAREEAAKEAGLTPRAKITGYAIAGVRPEVMGLGPIPAVRALLEKTGMQASDFDWIESNEAFASQALAVSRELGLDASKVNPDGGAIALGHPVGATGAILIVKALHALERTGGKHGLVTMCIGGGQGIALSIERL, from the coding sequence ATGACCGGTATCGTCATTCTCTCCGGCACCCGCACGCCTATCGGCACGTTCGGCGGCACGCTGTCCGGCTTCGCGCCGATCGACCTCGCCACCCATGTCTCGAAAGAGGCGATCTCGCGGGCGGGCGTGTCGGCGGACAAGATCGGTCAGGTGGTCTTCGGCCATATCATCAACACCGAACCGCGCGACATGTATCTCAGCCGCGTGGCGGCGGTGAATGCAGGCGTCCCGGTCGGCACGCCCGCGATGAACGTGAACCGTCTTTGCGGCTCCGGCGTGCAGGCGGTCATCTCGGCAGCGCAGATGCTGATGATGGGCGATGCCGATTTCGCGCTGGCCGGCGGCGCCGAGGTGATGAGCAAATCGCCCTATATCCTGCCCGCTGCCCGCTTCGGTCAGAAGATGGGCGACGCGAAGATGCTCGACATGATGACCGGCGCGCTGTCGTGCCCCTTCGGCACCGGCCATATGGGCGTGACCGCCGAGAACGTGGCCGCCGAGTGTTCGATCTCGCGCGAAGAGCAGGACGCCTTCGCGATGGAAAGCCAGGAGCGCGCGGCCAAGGCCATCTCCGAGGGGCACTTCAAGGAAGAGATCGCCCCCGTCGAGATCACCACGCGCAAGGGCACGACCGTCTTCGACACCGACGAGCACCCGAAACAGACGAGCCTCGAGAAGCTTGGCTCGCTCAAGCCGGTCTTCCAGAAGGACGGCTCGGTCACGGCGGGCAACGCCTCGGGCATCAATGACGGTGCGGCGGCGCTGGTTCTGGCCCGCGAAGAGGCCGCGAAAGAAGCAGGCCTGACCCCGCGCGCCAAGATCACCGGCTACGCCATCGCGGGCGTGCGCCCCGAAGTGATGGGCCTCGGCCCGATCCCCGCCGTGCGCGCGCTGCTGGAAAAGACCGGCATGCAGGCCTCCGATTTCGACTGGATCGAGAGCAACGAAGCCTTCGCCTCGCAGGCGCTGGCCGTCTCGCGCGAGCTGGGTCTGGATGCGTCGAAGGTGAACCCCGATGGCGGCGCGATCGCGCTCGGCCACCCGGTCGGCGCCACCGGCGCGATCCTGATCGTGAAGGCGCTGCACGCGCTGGAGCGCACCGGCGGCAAGCACGGCCTCGTCACCATGTGCATCGGTGGCGGCCAAGGCATCGCGCTGTCGATCGAGCGTCTCTGA